A single region of the bacterium genome encodes:
- a CDS encoding alpha-ketoacid dehydrogenase subunit beta, protein MSLRELTNTEAMAEALEEEMLRDPTVFIVGEDIVAHGGIFGQFKGLPEKFQGRVIDTPISESCILGAGLGAALTGMRPFVDMHFADFLTTAMDEVANQAAKIRYMFGGQVKVPMVIWAPDGAGLSAAAHHSQSLEAWFVHTPGLKVVSPCMPYDVKGLIKTAIRDEDPVLFFMHKKIFGRKGPVPQEEYLIPLGSADIKRQGRDVTVITYSITLLHAMEAAQELAREGVELEILDLRTLWPIDWEAIARSVSKTHRVVVAHEACITGGLGAEIAARIQEELFDELDAPIVRVGAKRVPHPFSPPLEKFVIPGPHSILEAAKEVLT, encoded by the coding sequence ATGAGCTTGAGAGAGCTTACCAACACAGAGGCCATGGCAGAAGCCCTTGAGGAGGAGATGCTGCGGGACCCTACTGTCTTCATAGTGGGAGAGGATATTGTGGCTCATGGAGGCATCTTCGGGCAGTTCAAGGGCCTCCCGGAGAAGTTTCAGGGCCGGGTCATAGATACCCCCATTTCGGAGAGCTGCATACTGGGAGCCGGACTGGGAGCTGCTCTGACGGGCATGAGGCCATTTGTGGACATGCACTTTGCAGACTTTCTCACCACCGCCATGGACGAAGTGGCCAACCAGGCAGCCAAGATAAGATACATGTTCGGGGGGCAGGTGAAGGTGCCCATGGTCATCTGGGCCCCAGACGGAGCCGGGCTCTCTGCTGCGGCACATCACTCCCAGTCCCTGGAGGCGTGGTTCGTTCACACCCCAGGGCTGAAGGTGGTATCTCCGTGTATGCCTTATGATGTCAAGGGGCTCATAAAGACAGCCATCAGAGACGAGGATCCCGTGCTGTTCTTCATGCACAAGAAGATCTTCGGCCGCAAAGGACCGGTGCCCCAAGAGGAGTACCTCATCCCCTTGGGAAGCGCGGACATAAAGAGGCAGGGAAGGGATGTGACGGTCATCACCTATTCCATCACGCTGCTGCATGCCATGGAGGCCGCACAGGAGCTGGCCCGCGAGGGAGTGGAGCTTGAGATCCTGGATCTCAGGACTCTTTGGCCCATAGACTGGGAGGCAATAGCCAGGAGCGTTTCCAAGACTCATAGGGTGGTGGTGGCCCACGAGGCCTGTATCACAGGGGGTTTGGGAGCCGAGATAGCAGCTCGAATTCAGGAAGAACTCTTTGATGAGTTGGATGCCCCCATTGTGCGAGTGGGAGCCAAAAGAGTTCCCCATCCTTTCAGCCCACCTCTGGAGAAGTTTGTGATACCAGGGCCTCATTCCATCCTAGAGGCTGCAAAGGAAGTCCTGACATGA
- a CDS encoding thiamine pyrophosphate-dependent dehydrogenase E1 component subunit alpha: MKSSAKPQEMMALYRTMCRIRAFETKVQELFASNMIPGFVHLSIGEEAVAAGISSVLRPDDYITSTHRGHGHVLAKGADPRRMMAELFGKRTGYCKGKGGSMHIADFSVGVLGANGVVAGGFPIAVGAGLSCKLRGTDQVVVCYFGDGASNRGPVHEAMNMASIWKLPIIFACENNQYASTTAMSYSTSVPKISMRAQGYSMPGLTVDGNDVLAVREAAAQAVARARSGEGPTLLEALTYRWRGHFEGDPQRYRTKEEVQEAKARDPITRLAAVLRKKRLLSAQLEQRIQKEIQEEIEEAVRFAQESPYPEAQEALEDLYAGDVAQAAKGGLA; encoded by the coding sequence ATGAAGAGTTCTGCCAAGCCGCAAGAGATGATGGCACTTTACCGCACCATGTGCCGCATACGAGCCTTTGAGACCAAGGTCCAGGAGCTTTTCGCTTCCAACATGATCCCAGGATTCGTACACCTTTCCATAGGAGAGGAAGCGGTGGCAGCTGGCATCAGCTCGGTGCTGAGGCCCGATGACTACATTACCAGCACCCACAGGGGGCACGGCCACGTGCTGGCCAAGGGAGCAGACCCGCGCCGCATGATGGCCGAACTCTTTGGCAAGAGAACCGGTTATTGCAAAGGCAAAGGCGGCTCCATGCATATAGCGGATTTCAGCGTCGGAGTCCTGGGGGCCAATGGTGTGGTGGCAGGGGGATTTCCCATAGCAGTGGGGGCAGGGCTTTCTTGTAAACTGAGGGGCACGGACCAGGTGGTGGTATGCTATTTCGGGGATGGGGCCTCCAACAGAGGACCGGTGCATGAGGCCATGAACATGGCTTCCATATGGAAGCTTCCCATCATCTTTGCCTGCGAGAACAACCAGTATGCCTCAACCACCGCCATGTCCTATTCCACCTCTGTCCCAAAAATCTCCATGAGGGCCCAAGGATACTCCATGCCTGGGCTCACAGTGGATGGTAATGATGTGCTGGCCGTCAGAGAGGCTGCAGCCCAGGCAGTGGCAAGGGCTCGCTCTGGAGAGGGCCCTACCCTGCTGGAAGCCTTGACTTACCGTTGGAGGGGTCATTTCGAGGGGGATCCTCAACGCTACAGGACCAAGGAGGAGGTGCAAGAGGCCAAGGCAAGGGATCCCATCACCAGGCTGGCCGCAGTATTGAGGAAAAAGAGGCTCCTGTCAGCACAGCTGGAGCAAAGGATTCAAAAAGAAATTCAGGAGGAAATAGAGGAAGCTGTGCGCTTCGCCCAGGAGAGCCCATATCCTGAAGCACAGGAGGCCCTGGAGGATCTTTATGCTGGCGATGTGGCACAGGCTGCCAAGGGAGGTCTTGCATGA
- the lpdA gene encoding dihydrolipoyl dehydrogenase, with product MSPGKLDLVVIGAGAAGVAAAVRARQLGAKVALVEADQLGGVCMNRGCIPTKCLMETARLYWQLKRAGQLGLKVPKVALDWDQIMARKEDLVGYLRMGTQGVLKSNGVEILKGQAQFQTAHRVSVGPEVLEAERFLLATGSTWKPLELGKKGAQSIVTTDWLLNMREVPEKVLVLGGGPLELEAAQYLLFLGSQVTLLEPGARLLPEEDREMSRRLSAALKEQGMRVLTNAKPLALDETEEGLSLLAKTPEGEKKIEASLVLHAGRVPALEGLRLERANISTMDGCLKVDQHLRTSQPHILAAGDVTGPPFYSHRASAMALVAVQNALGASDSFDSSRVARAFFTFPEMASVGLTEQQAKEKGFKVRTATIPYSVNARAMIGLATEGAVKVVAEEHYGEILGVHILGPHATELISEGALAIEMEATLEDLGRAVRLHPSLSESQVEAARESMGCGIYVLR from the coding sequence ATGTCTCCAGGGAAGCTAGATCTGGTTGTCATTGGAGCAGGAGCTGCCGGGGTGGCCGCTGCCGTGAGGGCCAGGCAGCTTGGGGCCAAGGTAGCTCTGGTGGAAGCGGATCAGCTTGGGGGGGTCTGCATGAACAGGGGATGCATCCCCACCAAGTGTCTGATGGAAACCGCCCGCCTCTACTGGCAACTCAAAAGAGCCGGGCAGCTTGGCCTGAAGGTCCCAAAGGTGGCTTTGGACTGGGATCAGATCATGGCACGCAAGGAGGACCTGGTGGGGTACCTCAGAATGGGGACCCAGGGTGTCTTGAAATCCAACGGTGTGGAAATCCTCAAAGGCCAGGCGCAGTTTCAAACCGCGCACAGGGTGAGCGTCGGGCCAGAGGTCTTGGAGGCTGAAAGATTCCTGCTGGCCACAGGCTCCACCTGGAAGCCTCTGGAATTGGGAAAAAAGGGAGCCCAAAGCATAGTCACAACAGATTGGCTCCTGAACATGAGGGAGGTGCCTGAAAAAGTGCTTGTCTTGGGGGGTGGTCCCCTGGAGCTGGAGGCTGCCCAGTATCTTCTTTTCCTTGGCTCCCAGGTGACGCTTCTGGAGCCTGGAGCAAGGCTTCTTCCAGAAGAGGATCGGGAGATGTCCAGAAGGCTTTCCGCAGCCCTCAAGGAACAGGGCATGAGGGTCTTGACCAATGCCAAACCCCTTGCTCTGGATGAGACAGAAGAGGGCCTCAGCCTTTTGGCCAAGACTCCTGAGGGAGAAAAGAAGATTGAGGCCTCTTTGGTGCTTCATGCCGGGCGGGTCCCTGCTCTTGAAGGTCTCAGGCTGGAGCGGGCCAACATAAGCACCATGGACGGATGCCTGAAGGTGGACCAGCACCTGCGCACGAGTCAACCTCACATCCTGGCTGCCGGAGATGTGACAGGTCCTCCCTTTTACTCACACAGAGCATCTGCAATGGCTCTTGTGGCTGTACAAAACGCCTTGGGTGCCTCGGACTCCTTTGATTCTTCGCGGGTGGCCAGGGCATTTTTTACATTCCCAGAGATGGCTTCCGTGGGCCTCACCGAGCAGCAGGCCAAGGAAAAGGGCTTCAAGGTGCGCACGGCCACCATTCCTTACAGCGTCAACGCCAGGGCCATGATTGGTTTGGCCACAGAAGGAGCCGTAAAAGTGGTTGCAGAAGAGCATTACGGAGAGATCCTCGGGGTGCACATCCTGGGGCCACATGCCACAGAACTCATTTCCGAGGGTGCCCTGGCCATTGAGATGGAGGCAACCCTGGAAGATCTGGGGCGGGCCGTGAGGCTCCACCCCAGCCTCTCGGAGTCCCAGGTAGAGGCTGCCAGGGAGTCCATGGGCTGCGGTATCTACGTTCTGAGATGA
- a CDS encoding dihydrolipoamide acetyltransferase family protein — protein sequence MDTEITIPKLGMTMKEATLARWNKANGDWVEEKEVILVIETEKITYEIEAPHAGYLTILEPEGKLLPVGARVGILSQEKPLAAPEPPLATEAQPPPEPVSLPPVPPEVPGSRIKASPLARKLAREHGVDLKLLRGSGPGGRIVRADVLRFLEARPSEVTGKEPTPALPEGPKGVRAVPISGMRRQIMEHMHRSLQETAQMTLTREVDATQLVSLRQSLSQRYQAEGIRISYNALLVKMAARTLRAHPWVNAVLEAEQLIHLEDINIGVAMELEEGLIVPVVRNAHGLTILEIEKTLQGLFERARTKRLLPDEIRGGTFTITNLGHLGIDAFTPILNRPESAILGVGRIIEAPVAVRDEGGPRVEFRNRMMLSLTVDHRILDGAPAARFLGSLAQLIENPILLVE from the coding sequence ATGGACACGGAGATAACCATACCCAAGCTGGGCATGACCATGAAAGAGGCCACTTTGGCCCGCTGGAACAAAGCAAACGGGGACTGGGTTGAAGAAAAGGAGGTGATCCTGGTCATAGAGACTGAAAAGATCACCTATGAGATCGAGGCGCCCCACGCAGGGTACCTCACGATCTTGGAACCCGAGGGAAAATTACTTCCTGTGGGAGCCAGGGTGGGGATATTGTCCCAGGAAAAACCCCTTGCAGCACCAGAGCCGCCCCTAGCCACTGAGGCCCAGCCGCCCCCAGAGCCTGTGAGTCTCCCCCCGGTCCCTCCCGAGGTCCCAGGCTCCAGGATCAAGGCATCCCCCCTTGCCAGGAAATTAGCCAGGGAACATGGGGTGGACCTCAAGCTCTTGAGGGGCAGCGGGCCGGGTGGAAGAATCGTGAGGGCAGATGTGCTTCGGTTTCTGGAAGCTAGGCCTTCAGAGGTCACTGGTAAAGAGCCAACTCCAGCCCTCCCAGAGGGCCCCAAAGGAGTGCGGGCAGTGCCCATCTCCGGGATGAGGCGCCAGATAATGGAGCACATGCACAGGAGTCTCCAGGAGACGGCTCAGATGACCCTCACCAGGGAGGTGGATGCAACTCAATTGGTGAGTCTCAGGCAGAGTCTCTCACAACGTTATCAGGCCGAGGGAATAAGGATCTCGTACAACGCCCTCTTGGTCAAAATGGCAGCCAGGACCCTCAGAGCCCATCCATGGGTCAACGCTGTCCTGGAGGCAGAGCAGTTGATCCACTTGGAAGACATAAACATAGGAGTGGCCATGGAACTGGAAGAGGGCTTGATCGTGCCAGTGGTGCGAAATGCCCATGGCCTCACCATCCTGGAGATAGAAAAAACCCTCCAAGGCCTCTTCGAGAGGGCCAGAACCAAGAGATTGCTTCCTGACGAAATAAGAGGAGGCACATTCACCATAACCAACCTGGGCCACCTGGGCATAGACGCCTTCACCCCCATCCTGAACCGACCCGAGAGCGCCATACTGGGCGTGGGCAGAATCATAGAGGCGCCTGTGGCCGTAAGGGACGAGGGAGGGCCACGGGTGGAGTTCAGAAATCGCATGATGCTAAGCCTCACCGTGGATCACAGGATCCTGGATGGAGCACCGGCTGCCAGATTCCTCGGGAGCCTGGCCCAGCTCATCGAAAACCCCATACTGCTGGTGGAGTGA
- a CDS encoding TRAP transporter large permease subunit, producing the protein MHPAVLLFGLFFLLMFLGVPIAAALGLAGTFVIAVTGLGIMAVPTNVYAGIAKYPLLAVPMFVLAGAIFDRSGVAARLLRFTTAIIGHGRGSLAVITIVVAMIIGGISGSGPACTAAVGGVMLGAMMRAGYPPGFAAAVTAAAGSTDILIPPSVAFIIYSVLVPSATVPALFAAGILPGVLACIALSLPALLLSLRYGFGAQAAQQPKPPFWRSLKEAFWALMAPVLILGGMRTGWFTPTEAAVMAVIYGLAVGFFIYRSLTLKDLYELLVESAETSAVILLVVGLASVFAWASSTLGIVDPIAKGLVRLGGGELGVIFIIMLFLVIVGMFLDGISIFLIFLPLFIPVAQAFNWNLVWFGVLMTYNIALGQFTPPMAVNLMVSCRLSGASMESTVKWDLWLLLSMFLGLVLIILYPPLVLWLPEVLGFK; encoded by the coding sequence ATGCATCCGGCAGTGCTTCTCTTCGGCCTTTTTTTCCTGCTCATGTTCTTGGGTGTACCCATAGCCGCGGCTCTGGGCCTGGCTGGCACCTTTGTAATAGCTGTAACCGGCCTGGGGATCATGGCTGTACCTACAAACGTGTACGCTGGGATAGCCAAGTATCCTCTTTTGGCAGTTCCCATGTTCGTTTTGGCAGGAGCCATTTTTGACCGTTCAGGGGTAGCGGCCAGACTGCTTCGCTTCACGACCGCCATAATAGGGCATGGCAGAGGCTCCCTGGCTGTCATCACCATAGTGGTGGCCATGATCATAGGCGGCATATCCGGTTCTGGCCCTGCATGCACTGCTGCTGTGGGAGGAGTCATGTTGGGGGCCATGATGCGGGCTGGTTATCCCCCTGGGTTTGCAGCGGCTGTTACTGCTGCGGCAGGCTCCACGGACATTCTGATCCCTCCTTCTGTGGCCTTCATAATCTATAGCGTGCTTGTACCTTCGGCCACGGTACCAGCGCTTTTTGCTGCCGGAATCCTGCCTGGGGTCTTGGCCTGTATAGCCCTGAGCCTGCCCGCATTGCTCCTGAGCCTGAGATACGGTTTTGGAGCACAGGCTGCTCAACAGCCCAAGCCTCCTTTTTGGCGCTCCCTCAAAGAAGCCTTCTGGGCCCTTATGGCTCCAGTGCTGATCTTAGGGGGCATGCGCACGGGCTGGTTTACTCCTACAGAGGCCGCTGTCATGGCAGTCATCTATGGACTGGCCGTAGGCTTTTTCATTTATAGAAGCCTCACCTTGAAGGATCTGTACGAGCTTCTCGTGGAGTCGGCCGAGACCTCTGCGGTAATCTTGCTGGTGGTGGGCCTGGCCAGTGTGTTTGCCTGGGCTTCCAGCACCTTGGGTATAGTGGATCCCATAGCCAAGGGACTTGTCAGGCTGGGGGGCGGAGAGCTGGGGGTGATCTTCATCATCATGCTCTTTTTGGTCATAGTGGGGATGTTCCTGGACGGAATTTCCATTTTTCTCATCTTCCTTCCTCTTTTCATCCCTGTGGCCCAGGCCTTCAACTGGAACCTGGTCTGGTTCGGGGTGCTCATGACCTACAACATAGCCCTGGGACAGTTCACCCCGCCCATGGCCGTAAACCTGATGGTAAGCTGCAGGCTGAGCGGGGCTTCCATGGAATCAACGGTAAAATGGGACCTTTGGCTGTTGCTTTCCATGTTTTTGGGACTGGTCTTGATCATATTGTATCCGCCTTTGGTGCTTTGGTTACCAGAGGTACTGGGATTCAAGTGA
- a CDS encoding TRAP transporter small permease, protein MAKEFELPERPISPKTRVPLKLEEAAAAACIGLLALITFANVVVRYATNISFAFTEEFSIFLMVVMALVGSSSVMAKGGHLGISYLVEKLPEGAARKVRLGAMLLVGVTFLVLVILGARMAYDEYRYEVTSPGLGLPTWIYTMWLPVLCMAILGRVAGVLMRMIKGGN, encoded by the coding sequence ATGGCCAAGGAGTTTGAACTGCCTGAAAGACCCATCAGCCCCAAGACCAGGGTGCCTCTCAAGTTAGAGGAGGCGGCCGCCGCTGCATGCATAGGTCTCTTGGCTTTGATCACCTTCGCCAATGTGGTTGTACGGTATGCCACCAACATATCCTTTGCCTTCACCGAGGAGTTTTCCATATTTCTGATGGTGGTAATGGCGCTTGTGGGCTCATCCAGTGTCATGGCCAAGGGTGGACACCTCGGCATCTCATACCTGGTGGAAAAGCTCCCCGAAGGTGCTGCCAGGAAGGTAAGGCTTGGGGCCATGCTCTTGGTGGGAGTCACCTTCCTTGTGTTGGTCATCCTGGGTGCTCGTATGGCCTATGACGAGTATCGCTACGAGGTAACATCCCCTGGTCTGGGCCTTCCCACATGGATCTACACCATGTGGCTTCCTGTGCTTTGCATGGCCATCCTGGGCCGAGTGGCAGGCGTCCTGATGCGGATGATCAAGGGGGGGAACTGA
- a CDS encoding DctP family TRAP transporter solute-binding subunit has product MGSWLCLLGVAGLFFLTGQAQAADYKAEYKLSTVVGKPFPWGNAGERWCQLVEEKTQGRIKMKMYPGASLVGGDQTKEFTAIRQGAIDMAIGSTINWSPQVKELNLFSMPFLMPDYKAIDALTQGEVGKELFKILESKDVVPLAWGENGFREVTNSKRPILTPADLKGLKMRVVGSPLFLDTFTALGANPTQMSWADAVPALSSGAVDGQENPLTIFTVAKLHEAANQKHVTLWGYVADPLIFVVNKQVWNSWKPEDQKAVKEAALQAGKEEIAEARKGLIPPDDSLIKHIESLGVQVVRLTDAQKEAFKKATKDVYDKWAKQIGPELVKKAEEAIAKRK; this is encoded by the coding sequence ATGGGCTCTTGGCTTTGTCTTTTGGGGGTTGCAGGCCTGTTTTTCCTGACCGGCCAGGCTCAGGCTGCAGACTACAAGGCCGAATACAAGCTTTCCACGGTGGTGGGCAAGCCTTTCCCTTGGGGCAATGCAGGAGAGAGATGGTGCCAGTTGGTAGAGGAGAAGACCCAGGGCCGCATCAAGATGAAGATGTACCCGGGAGCTTCTTTGGTGGGCGGTGATCAGACAAAGGAGTTTACGGCCATCCGCCAGGGAGCCATCGACATGGCCATAGGCTCCACCATCAACTGGTCCCCCCAGGTGAAGGAATTGAACCTCTTTTCTATGCCATTCCTGATGCCGGATTACAAGGCCATAGACGCCCTCACCCAGGGGGAAGTTGGAAAAGAGCTCTTCAAGATCCTGGAGAGCAAAGATGTGGTCCCGCTGGCCTGGGGTGAGAACGGATTCAGGGAAGTCACCAACTCCAAGAGGCCCATCCTGACTCCCGCTGATCTAAAAGGCCTGAAGATGAGGGTCGTGGGCTCTCCCCTCTTTCTGGACACTTTCACGGCCTTGGGAGCCAATCCCACACAGATGAGCTGGGCTGACGCAGTGCCCGCTCTATCCAGCGGAGCCGTGGACGGCCAGGAGAATCCTCTGACCATCTTCACCGTTGCCAAGCTCCACGAGGCAGCCAACCAGAAACACGTCACTCTCTGGGGTTACGTGGCAGACCCTCTCATTTTCGTGGTAAACAAGCAGGTCTGGAACAGCTGGAAACCAGAGGACCAAAAGGCGGTGAAAGAGGCTGCGCTGCAAGCTGGCAAGGAGGAGATAGCAGAGGCCAGAAAGGGACTGATACCCCCAGATGATTCCCTCATCAAGCACATCGAGAGCCTCGGGGTTCAGGTGGTGCGCTTGACAGACGCCCAGAAGGAGGCCTTCAAGAAGGCTACCAAGGATGTATACGACAAGTGGGCCAAGCAGATAGGCCCTGAACTGGTCAAGAAAGCCGAGGAGGCCATTGCCAAGAGAAAGTAA
- a CDS encoding TRAP transporter permease yields MQFLDTSVDKEALERSRQIAEGADYGARRLSGTLLVISTAIALAMALFQLYTALLGTLTATLQRSVHLAFAIVLCFLFFPARKKARPHGIPWYDLLLALIGGAAAIYVTVFYEALTQRIGNPTPWDLAMGVAAVLLILEAARRAVGLPLPLISACFIAYALVGPYLPDILAHRGYSIRRVVDHLYLTMEGIFGVPLWVSSTFVYAFVLFGSILEKTGAMEYFMKLAFSLVGNTRGGPAKVAVVSSAFMGTISGSGVANVVTTGSVTIPLMKRLGFKPEIAGAIETAASGNGQLMPPVMGAAAFIMAEFLGLPYLEVVVAAALPAVIDQLALLGAVHLLSVKFGLKGIPRKELPRFFPIFIRGLYFLVPIGVLFYYLIVLRATPLTAAACGIVTAILVFVFQAMMSTWGKGSLLPGSSLPSDMTAREAAQAFIFKMGEAMVRSSRLMAGIGVTCACAGIVVGIVTLTGAGLNMTNIMVELSMGNIWLGLFLTMVTCLILGMGVPTTANYVIMATIMAPALKAMNPDVPIIAIHLFVFYFGILADGTPPVCVAAYAAAGVAGADPLKTGINAFKLDMRTFLLPFMFVTAPQMLLIETNFLEAAWIFITASIGMYGLAASMQGFLLRDARWWERLILFASAVCLVKPGLITDVAGLVGFGFVYLLQRRDVKRDLQPTDA; encoded by the coding sequence ATGCAATTTCTTGATACCTCGGTGGACAAAGAGGCTCTAGAGCGTTCCAGACAAATAGCTGAGGGAGCCGATTACGGAGCCAGGAGACTTTCGGGAACCCTTCTGGTTATATCCACAGCAATAGCTTTGGCCATGGCTCTCTTCCAGCTTTACACGGCGCTGCTGGGGACGCTCACGGCAACGCTTCAGCGCTCGGTGCATCTGGCTTTTGCCATAGTGCTTTGCTTCTTGTTTTTCCCTGCCAGGAAAAAGGCCCGTCCCCATGGGATTCCCTGGTACGATCTTCTTTTGGCTCTCATAGGAGGAGCAGCGGCCATCTATGTGACGGTCTTTTACGAGGCCCTCACCCAGAGAATAGGCAATCCCACCCCTTGGGACCTGGCCATGGGAGTGGCAGCAGTGCTTCTGATACTGGAGGCTGCCAGAAGAGCAGTAGGGCTCCCCCTGCCTTTGATCTCCGCCTGCTTCATTGCCTATGCCCTTGTAGGACCTTATTTGCCAGACATTTTAGCCCACCGCGGCTACAGCATCCGGCGGGTGGTGGATCACCTCTATCTTACCATGGAGGGCATCTTCGGCGTGCCCCTTTGGGTTTCTTCCACCTTTGTTTATGCCTTTGTGCTCTTTGGCTCCATCCTGGAGAAGACGGGAGCCATGGAGTATTTCATGAAGCTGGCCTTCTCCTTGGTGGGCAACACCCGAGGGGGGCCGGCCAAAGTAGCGGTGGTCTCTAGCGCCTTCATGGGTACAATTTCCGGTAGCGGGGTGGCCAACGTGGTCACAACCGGATCAGTGACCATTCCACTGATGAAACGTCTTGGCTTCAAGCCTGAGATAGCAGGGGCCATAGAAACAGCAGCCAGCGGAAACGGTCAGCTCATGCCTCCTGTCATGGGCGCTGCGGCCTTCATCATGGCTGAATTTCTGGGACTGCCTTACCTGGAAGTTGTGGTCGCAGCAGCTCTTCCTGCAGTAATAGACCAGCTGGCTCTGCTGGGGGCAGTGCATCTACTCTCGGTCAAGTTCGGTCTTAAGGGAATTCCCAGAAAGGAGCTACCCAGGTTTTTCCCCATCTTCATAAGGGGCCTTTACTTCTTGGTGCCCATAGGGGTTCTTTTCTACTACCTCATAGTGCTTAGAGCCACACCCCTTACGGCAGCGGCCTGCGGCATAGTGACTGCGATTTTGGTCTTCGTGTTCCAGGCCATGATGTCTACCTGGGGAAAGGGTTCGCTTCTGCCTGGAAGCTCTTTGCCATCGGATATGACGGCCAGAGAGGCCGCCCAGGCCTTCATCTTCAAGATGGGGGAGGCCATGGTGCGCTCCTCCAGGCTCATGGCCGGAATCGGGGTCACATGCGCCTGTGCCGGCATAGTAGTAGGCATAGTGACCCTCACAGGAGCTGGCCTGAACATGACCAACATCATGGTAGAGCTGTCCATGGGCAACATTTGGCTGGGTCTCTTTCTTACCATGGTGACCTGCCTTATCTTGGGCATGGGGGTGCCTACCACTGCCAACTACGTGATCATGGCCACCATCATGGCCCCGGCCCTCAAGGCCATGAACCCTGATGTGCCCATAATCGCCATACACCTGTTCGTATTCTATTTCGGAATCCTGGCAGACGGCACACCCCCTGTGTGCGTGGCGGCTTATGCCGCAGCAGGAGTTGCCGGAGCCGATCCCCTCAAGACCGGCATAAATGCCTTCAAGCTGGACATGCGCACCTTCTTACTGCCTTTCATGTTTGTAACGGCGCCTCAGATGCTTCTCATAGAGACCAACTTCCTGGAAGCAGCCTGGATCTTCATCACAGCTTCCATAGGCATGTACGGACTTGCCGCCTCCATGCAAGGATTTTTGCTAAGGGATGCCAGATGGTGGGAGAGGCTGATACTTTTTGCTTCGGCAGTGTGTCTGGTCAAACCGGGTCTCATAACAGATGTGGCAGGACTGGTTGGATTCGGGTTTGTGTACTTACTCCAAAGAAGAGACGTTAAGAGGGACCTACAGCCCACAGATGCATAG
- a CDS encoding DUF1850 domain-containing protein, with amino-acid sequence MSSRIIRYLPLLLLLGSAFVPFRILEVQAQKSEKILLFKPFPTGLHLELSYIHSVEKVPVVGLFQIARDGRIEPKQTMFASFGAGLPFEGGKKAGVGWFVKEEGPTPVLEELVLSISPETKQELRINGLRLELHKLEHGEKVKIRVRKHLLAEVIWHYAIS; translated from the coding sequence TTGAGTTCAAGAATCATCAGATACCTGCCCCTTCTTTTGCTTCTAGGAAGCGCCTTCGTCCCTTTTCGGATCCTGGAGGTGCAAGCTCAGAAATCAGAAAAGATTTTGCTTTTCAAGCCCTTTCCCACAGGGCTTCACCTGGAGCTGAGTTATATCCATTCGGTGGAAAAGGTGCCTGTGGTAGGCCTCTTTCAAATAGCAAGAGATGGACGAATAGAGCCTAAGCAGACCATGTTTGCTTCTTTTGGGGCCGGCCTTCCCTTTGAAGGTGGGAAGAAGGCAGGGGTTGGCTGGTTTGTCAAGGAAGAGGGCCCAACACCGGTTTTGGAAGAGCTTGTGCTATCCATATCTCCCGAGACCAAGCAAGAGCTCAGGATAAATGGTCTTAGGCTTGAGCTCCACAAGCTAGAGCACGGAGAGAAGGTCAAGATAAGGGTAAGGAAACATCTCCTAGCGGAGGTGATATGGCATTATGCAATTTCTTGA